In Primulina tabacum isolate GXHZ01 unplaced genomic scaffold, ASM2559414v2 Contig710, whole genome shotgun sequence, a single window of DNA contains:
- the LOC142534841 gene encoding transcription repressor OFP7-like, with amino-acid sequence MSPSFSICTATMAKRFKLRICRAIAATLQSCRSKDPFNLPQDPVPSFSRLSQVNAKCPNRRHSPSGCCLSENKKALDKEITVASFPEQFKWEKEEKCNVVANVCQESKPRRKMYNSAASRGDSEDDDFTFANPPPRRQPAAEKKKRRAKRNKRNVTRRVRKSTSSGDSGWFSCECCRGGGGGHEETETLFSSSLTLSTDSSSEFNHHFPLNPIRKTQNSTANSPEYKRKLSKATKRPVLNPASEDEIPARLSMFMKLTPCIVDGKIKESFAILKRSKNPYEDFKNSMIDMIVEKQMFEHQDLEQLLQCFLSLNSRHYHGIIIQAFYEIWDAIFSAEG; translated from the coding sequence ATGGCGAAACGATTCAAGCTCAGGATCTGCAGAGCAATCGCTGCCACTTTGCAATCCTGCCGTTCGAAAGACCCTTTCAATCTCCCGCAAGATCCTGTCCCTTCATTCTCCCGCCTCTCCCAGGTCAACGCCAAATGCCCAAACCGCCGCCACAGCCCCTCCGGCTGTTGTTTATCTGAAAATAAGAAAGCTTTGGACAAAGAGATTACGGTGGCGAGTTTTCCGGAGCAATTCAAGTGGGAGAAGGAAGAGAAATGCAACGTGGTCGCTAACGTCTGCCAAGAATCCAAACCTCGCCGGAAAATGTACAACTCAGCCGCCTCCCGCGGCGACTCCGAAGACGACGACTTTACGTTTGCGAATCCTCCTCCGCGGCGGCAACCCGCGGCGGAGAAGAAGAAAAGACGCGCGAAGAGGAACAAGCGGAACGTCACTAGAAGAGTTCGCAAGAGCACCTCTTCAGGTGATAGTGGGTGGTTTAGCTGTGAATGCTGCCGAGGAGGCGGCGGCGGACACGAGGAGACAGAAACTCTCTTCTCCTCTTCCTTAACTCTGTCCACCGACTCTTCCTCAGAATTCAATCATCATTTCCCATTAAATCCCATCCGAAAGACCCAAAACTCGACAGCAAATTCCCCTGAATACAAAAGGAAACTCTCCAAAGCTACGAAACGTCCGGTTTTAAACCCGGCGTCAGAGGATGAAATTCCGGCGAGGCTGTCGATGTTCATGAAACTGACACCGTGCATCGTCGACGGCAAAATCAAGGAAAGCTTCGCGATCTTGAAGAGGTCCAAGAATCCGTACGAGGATTTCAAGAACTCAATGATAGACATGATTGTGGAGAAGCAGATGTTCGAACACCAAGATTTGGAGCAGCTGCTGCAGTGTTTCCTGTCGCTGAATTCCCGACATTACCACGGAATCATCATTCAAGCTTTTTATGAAATCTGGGATGCCATTTTTTCTGCAGAAGGTTAA